One genomic window of Nocardioides daphniae includes the following:
- a CDS encoding DUF4229 domain-containing protein, protein MKEFWIYTALRGGLFAVTFGVVFATWSLINDSANVLMVLIIAFLVSGVASYIVLGPQRNALALKVEHRAGRMTENSEARSKEDSDQG, encoded by the coding sequence GTGAAGGAGTTCTGGATCTACACCGCCCTGCGTGGCGGCCTGTTCGCCGTCACGTTCGGCGTTGTGTTCGCGACGTGGTCCCTCATCAACGATTCGGCCAACGTCCTGATGGTCCTCATCATCGCGTTCCTAGTGAGCGGGGTCGCGTCGTACATCGTCCTCGGCCCGCAGCGCAACGCGCTCGCCTTGAAGGTCGAGCATCGCGCAGGCCGCATGACCGAGAACAGCGAGGCGCGGTCCAAGGAAGACAGCGACCAGGGCTGA